The genomic DNA TCAATGTTgttatcttataattattttaactctctgtggtgtacaatactAACATGcgtacataaatacattttatagtcttaattatattgtattatgtGTCGCAATCAAGTAAGTATTTCTATgactaaaaatataacatctAGGTATTCTAGATGTGCCCACGAGTTCGCCCGCGTATATTTAAATGGTGTAGAAATACTTAAATTTACTGGAACAAAAAGTATTGTGTTTCAATCTTTAGAAGAcaagctatttttatttctgttttcattagAATCAATGTATTGTCTAAATCTACAATTTAGCAAACCAAAAGAGCCAGCAAACATACAAACGGGCACCCTCGTTTACTTTAATAGAAATGGACACAAGCGAAACCTTCGACACGCTAGAactatcttatttttattttaaagatcttaattttttttaacgaaaaaaattgttttgagtCCTTATTGTCGTGTAAGTCAAATTTGGTAATCAAATGATTACCTAGTTGGAATAAACAGCacgtaaaaaatatcataatccaAATTTAACTTTAAGAATTCATCTTTCCagataataaaattcatttcattaaatttattctgtgtcctttagttttttcgaCGCCTTCTCGAGTTaacattattatgatttatgcaTTAATGTTGCTCGCCTTTTTTATACTTGCGACATTTCTTCAGTATTCATCATATTTTTTAGGggttataaaatttcaattcactATTTTTTGGCAACTTCATTAGCATAACAACTTTATGTCTACCTtagtatttgaatattataatggTAGAGTGGAGTTAAGTGCTATTTAGGTACGGGTCCTTTTAAATTGGTTCGCCTCGTGGATCAGTAACGGTTATTGGCAGGTTATTCTAGTCGTAAGTAACACATAGTCTAGGGTTTCATTCCAGGATTGGATCAAATATTACATCGATGCCACTTGTTACTCAAGTTGGTAGCTGCAGTGGGTAGCGAGATTCAGTTTTGCGAAAAACTACATGTGTTAAGAAATTATATCAGAGTACCTAGTTTTAGTTTTCATCATCAGCTTAAACCACTCTAGTGCTTGACTACTGGCCTTTCCCTAGTTGagggttttgcccataatcaccacactggttAGACAGCCTGGGGCTCGCACTAAATGATAGTAGTAAcgcagaggatgctgctgcccaTATTCCGTtctattcccttagtcacctcgtacgacacccgcggaagaGGAGAAGtagtgacaactgcattctgatctgctgtctcCACATAGCACCCCTACAcagtatttctatttatttcgtGAGgcgttgaatgaatgaatacacttttattgtgcaccacataaacataaagaaaaattaaaaatactaatctaacgaaaagtatacaatttggcggccttatcgccacatagcgatctcttccaggcaaccaatggcgcaaacacagctcaagaaaagagttaggtggtgcatataaataaacatatcgcTGCTTTAATTTGATAACGACAGATCTCAAAAATGTACTTTTTTCAGGAGagcagtttaaataaaacaaaaaattgacttatttatatcttttattttaataatgggAATCCTTTGAAATTAGCAAAAATCAACGTATAATCTAAGAAATGTTCTTATATTATTGACCTACTTAACTCTTTcagtacaaaaataacacaTAAACTTGTAAAAAATAGCGTGCTTCAGACATACGTCAAAcagtttaaaattgaattattatcaaCATTGGCATAAACCATAGAATGACCTTTAACTTGACAACATCCTTTCGTGAACAATGACACTATTCCTTTTAAACTGTCCTTTTCTactgtcaaataaaaagcaTTATTATTCCCGCGGTTACTGTTATGAACTTTGTAAGAATATCTTGGTTTAATAGTTGAAGTATGTCTCAATATGTACTCTCTTTGTCTTTGCAGGTCGCCTAGGCTCCAATAAGTATCAAAAATCTCTTTTCGCTGGGtttctgatattttatttgtacatttttGTTTGCACTTCTCACCACATGGAGTCTTCATTGATTTTTCTGGCACAATTTTACCACATTTTGATGTGTATTCCTGTCCTCTATTTCTCAATGTCTTTGCTTGTACGCATAATCATTTTTCTGGATTTAGCTTACGTTTTCgggttaattttattgtatttgatgATGGTGAAAGGACTGCAGAATTATCAGGATCAGTAGTGTCTAATATAGTTCTGGAATTTGCCTCTGAATTGAAGCTTGTTTCAGGATTCTGGTTAGAAGCTGCAATCTCATTTGAGAGACAGACTGATATGTTATTTTCTACCACTGGATCTGATATGATAACGCCTGCTACGTCACGACTTTCTGATTCGGAATCCGATGAGCTGCTTGaatcagaagaagaagaactgctGGAATCTGAAGAACTGGCACTGGATGAGATTCTTGAGCTAGACCTTTGTTGAGAGctgtttaaatttgtaattgCTAAATCAGACTGATTCTGTTCAATATTGCTGTTAATTTCGATAGCTGTTGAGGAGGTTGGGGCAGCAAGACCAGTTTTATCACGATCAGATTgcctgtttaatttattatccgCTGTTTGAAGAGTGGTTTCGGAAACATAGTCTCTTTTGTTCTGTAACGGCAGCAAAGGCTTACGAATATCAAaagtaaactttttatttggtACCTTTTTGGTTTTAGAATATCTTTTCTGTCGTTGTgttgaaaaagttttattaatgttagtttCATAACTATCCGAatcacttaatattatattattttcgtaGTCAGGATCCTTGACACTATCGTCTGAACAAAAATCTTGTTCTTCTATAGGAAATTTGTTAAATACCTTCTTGTTTTCAACCAGCAAAGGTGATAATGCATTCCTTTCTTCGTATTTTTCAGGACCATAATCAGATACCGAAATTGGCAATAATTCTTCTGAACTgatattatttgtgtttttctcCATGTTCATGTTTTTAAACATCTGAAGAGTACGTCTATTATTCACTgcgaaagaataaaataataagattagATCATAATATTGTAAGGTATTATTTTCAATCCATAATTTTTTGCTCCCACACcatgcttcatcatcatcatcatcatattatcagtCGCAGgacatccactgctgaacataggaaCACATCCCCTAACACCATACTTATAATTAATgtcacattaaaaaatattattttattgcaattatctTGAATAATGGCGCATGTTCAAAAATCATTCAACAATAGCACAATAAAGTGACATATTTGGCAAAGAACAATCGTAAAACTTATGACCTTAAAAACGAAACAGACATATTTCGCATTAGGtccctaaattaataaaaataataattgaatataaacttattttgaAATACGCAATTAAGTTTATGTACTTACTTGTTTTGATAATGTCACAACACCAAATACCACGTTCTTTAAGTGAAACAAAACACAACTATCACATCAAAACTTTTTGAATATGGTCACAACACGTAAAATTACTTTATCTAagaaaatattctaaaaataacAACGAACTATTTCGTTTTGTGCCTATATCGTAGAGAAAATGCGAGCGTCACCTTGCGAGAATTCTAAGCAACTGGCGTTGTGTCGATGTACCAACAAAATGGCGGTCAATTTCGACCAATCAGATAACGTCATTCAGTCACGCCACCTAGCCAAATATATACATAGGAATATGAGTTTTATTCACAAGATGCTTAAGGTTAGTTTGGGTAGAATGgtaacattacaaaaataatgacaCATTTAGTAATGTGCCACTGTCAAATTAAAGCAGcgatatatattttcatatatatactagctattgcccgcgacttcttctgcgtttgattttgttttttaatgtggcattatattttgatgtaatctaaaaaaaaaaagtatcagtAATATATCAGTAATAAGTATCAGTATCAGTATCGCtatgccttaaatgaggggtttgctgctgtccactgaggagttctgtcctctatctccaaccacagtttgggcaaaattaaacacatattataacctctatggtacaaaaataattatttaaatcggttataatttgtcggagttcggaggatcggtttagtagtttttgcgtgaaagcgtaacaaacaaacttacattcacatttataatattaagttaagttaagttattagtagggatgtatatagttataatagtaataataattacgtgTTAATACCTAGTATTATTTACATAGCATACCATACCTAGGACATAGGTGACTTCTACAACGCACGGTCTTACGCTACGTGAGTTCAGCAGctttttacgaaaatatttttgtggtcAGGTTACCATTAATATAAAAAGCTAGGTTTTTTGAATAGAAACGCCGTTCCAGCTACTTGGTACCCCATCGCCCGAGTACCTAGAGAATATCTTATAACGAAGGTACTTTTATCTGTGTTACTTGATTTTATAAAGCGAAGTCACAAAGAACCAGCAGAGCGTCAACGGGACACAACGTAACAACTCTTCGAAGCATATTTATTAGCCCCTTTTAACTCTTGTCTAAGGTTTATTAAGaagtttcaaaatttaatatcttGTAAACTATTAATAGCTGTAGCCTTACGCCCCGTTGATTTGGAAGTTTTCATATTCCAGGAAATAAATACTCATTATATTTCAAGTAACGGATTCAGTAACGCAGTCGTTGTTTATTGATCAATTACTATCAATAGTCGTAAGATAAGAGCAAAACGGGTTATATATATTGTTGGTCGGGCCGAATAAGTGCTAAGCTGTTTTATCAACATGCGCTGACTAAATAATGCGTcatacgtaaataataataattgatttttagTAGATCTGAAAAAAGTGGAGTCTTATACTGAGCCTCAACAATGCATTTTATAtcgaaaaaataaatgataatttatttcttattaggCACAGAATTAGTATTTACATAAACTAGTTACTTTAGTAAATCAAAGTAATCTTAAGAAGATAAATTTTACCCTTTATATAGCATGTTATTTGGACCTACAGTATAagagtttgacggccgattagcgcagtttgcagcgatcctgctttctgagcccaaggccgtgggatcgattcccactactgaaaaatgtttgtgtggtgagcatgaatgtttttcagtgtctgggtgtttatatgtatattctaagtatttatgtatattatttaaaaaaaaatcatcagtaatctaagtagccataacacaagctatgcttagattggggctagatggcgatgtgtgtattgttgtaatatatttatttatttaagagataATGCAAATTAAAAGTTATGCACAAGCCCACCTTTCCACAAGGGGAGTTAACGTCTATAAGTAAATCAGATACCTGAACTGTTTATATTACGCTTTAAAATAGATTTCACAAAACCGCCTAAGTAAGCCATTTTCAGAAGACCCATTCGTTTCCAGGGAATTTATcacattaacataaaaatatgctCCGTGGATTTTGAGTCTTCATTTAAGACCCTACCCTGGGTTATTTGTATTGCGTATTTTGCATTATTCTGCCATAGCAGTCCTTAATGCTCCATATTGGGCATCTTAGTTGTTCACCAATAAGTACACCTACATTCATGGCGCTTCTTAATGTTATTATCATCCAGCCAAATAATATGTAAGTTtggtttttgtatgtttattgtagcatctgtatttatttaagagcactaacaacatgcatattacacgttttttaaacatagcacacacacaaacacatggacagatatgcacgtcaatgacaagtgcacatagcattgacaaagcgtcatataaacttaatttgcaaaaaaattaacacaaaattttactcaccgataagtgttcggtgagtttttttgtATCTGTATCATatctatacatttaattatttatttcttacaatcataagtagatatacataggtgacttgatgtcctgaaactccattgagtttgtatggacattgtacaatcctctaatgttaaacataattttaaaatttaagcgggTAGGTGAACAAATACTCCGCCAGCAGGTCGAGATACCGCATCATATAATGCAATCCCACCGCCAGCTGACAAGCGGCGCATAAGCATATACAGGTTGCTCCCAGAATgcatatatgtatgttatagtatacgtaattttatatgtttttgcaTACATAACTTACTTGCACACCAACCACCAATTTTTCGTAAATGTTGTTTCCTTCCTCTTAATAGAAGGGACGAAGTTTAATGCCAAAGAGTTAAACAGGACAATGGGAGAACCATTATTCTAAAAATAGTACCACGAGGCGTTGAAACACTGGTTGAGAGAAAACACTCGACAAACACTATCAGTGATAAGACCGCTATTACACCCTAATTTAGATTataagttgttttgttttttgtttagttttggtgtaataaagaattaaaaatataagttgcCGATGGGTTTTCCAAAACGTATTTTTGAAGTTGTACTCGTACTTTTGGCGCGTTAcggaaaaaaacaatttttacgatgcgcgcgcacaacgTCACACCGACAAAAACCGACAACCTCAAGTCAACTATagtagctatagtcaacatttgagtttttcaaaaaattatttgacTGTGTATACttacaattgtcaaagtctgtgggctcattccggtgatttaattgatgcAATAGTACAAAAgtcttaatttttaatgttgagtgaaacttggaggtccgataataatataactagataaggcgttataataaatctttcaatgtattaaatacattttttctattgtcAATACAGTTTTCTcaacaaacgtagaataaattacgtttaaaagatttttatcatgttactccaaagaagtataacttctaacgcgtgtaggTACGTAATAAGGTAAAGacacgttttttattaaaatcaggtACAGCAGTTCCTTACATCCTTCAAAGTAACTTAAACGAATCAAATAAAAACGAAGTATCCAATATCCAGATTTGTTGTAGTTAACAATAAAACCCATCTTAGCCGTAAAATTTACTACTCTCCCGAAATCTCCGTGAAATAGCTTATATTGCATATCCCGTTCATCATGTTTATCGCCCCGGTAGATACATCCTATTTTATGTCCCCACTATAATAAAATTGACAACTGTCTGATTACATAGTATACCcctttacttaaaaacattgtaTAGCGGTTTTATatcttacaaatatttatttctacctTTTTGATTTAacaaatttgatttattttcaacataacctatatatatatatatactagctgttgcccgcgacttcgtctgcgttagattttgtttttaaagtattcagtatcgctaagccttaaatgagtatagtagtatatatatatataacatgtgactgtcaattaattatagacaaataatttgcaataaaattaaattgcgactataattaaagatctaagctatcctatctcttaagttggaccagactgctcatggtgtgccaatttaatttaaaatcggttaagtagtttaggagtccatcgcggacaaacatcgtgacaggagatttatatatattaagatatatatataaatcgctcttagatatatactcgtatatgagAATGAAGATATGAATGAGAAAGTAAAGATACTGAGCATGACATGACGTCTTGATTTTTTTCTAGTTTATTGCTCATGCCGTATAAACACTAAATAAAGACATTATATTCCGAACAATgcataatattttttgcataaatACTGTCAAAGCGTTTAACGAACAAAACTCGTTAATCTAGCGCTTTGCATAAATCAACTTTATCATATTTATTGCCAAACTTTGCAATCCTAAAACCATTAAATGGTTTCAAAAAGCCGCATTAATGTATTACAACAATACTAAAATTAGCGCGGTGGCTATTttacgtttaattttatattaatgcaATCGTGTTTTAGTTACTCGGAGTTTGAAGTCCTGAGTTTGATTCCTGGGGCCTGCTTGCCTTTTAATgtgagtaatttaaaaatgattgtATAGGTAAACATAAACTTACTTTGAcgttcaaggctgtgggttcgaaagtgaagtcgagctcatacccaatgcgtttttttttatattaatagcgggcaaacgagcaagtgggtcacctgatgttaagtgaacaCCGTCGCCCATAAACtgctgcagcaccagaggagcctccgatgcgttgccggcttttaagaaatttgtttattgaataaccctagattgtttTTGCGTAAACACATCAGaagggagattgttccataatttgcaagtgcgtggTAGAAATGATCGATTATCACCTctttagtataattttattaaaaaataaattgatgtaACACGATCTCGTACTTGCGGTAACTAGGTGCAGTTAAATGCCATTGTCCTAGTGATCTCTATGCGCTATTTCAATCGAGGAAGTGCAATGCAATTTGTCTCGCTGATAACCAAGCTGTCACTTTCAGTCTTTAGCTCGGAAATTCTCCGACTTATTTTGCGTTTACAGCGTTAAGGAGCGATTCAGTTACGTTTTGTGTTAAAATGGTTTGCCTCGTTTACTGTGTTAAGCATTTCCAATTAAGCTCGGCCTTGGATGTTCAGCTTATTTTGTACCGTTGCTTGTTCAGTTGTtccgtattatatttatttccatgCTTAATGTTTGCCTTGGGTTTCGGATTAATGGCTATAGTTTGAAGTCCAAGGTGCTAGAGCAGAGTGATCTTAGGTCGGTAGAGTAGGTCTTAGATGCTCTGAAACCCTCACTTCCATAAGACGTGACGCTTGTGTCCATGAGATACCgaaattttatactttacaCTTTGTTGCTACTTGGCATTGTTAGTGGGCTACAGCAATCATTATCGCAAGTTAGAGATATTAAGCGGGACTGAAAACTCAACGTGACTTCAAGTTGTGAGTTTGACacagctattttttattttattttataactacggCCAACCTGAGAATTCTTAGAAACTCAccgtctataaacagaacacCAACGATCACGTCAAAGTttcaaaatgatataaacatCTATTTTTGGAGAGTAAAGTATCGTCCTAAGTACAAAGACCTCAAGTTAgagattttaagttaagtacGTTCAACTTGCAGGGCGGCCGCAAATATGGTGACACCAAAACAACAATTAATTAGAAAAGGATTTTAATTAtgccaatttataaaatactaagtttgaaatttaattagTAAACTCAGGATTTAGTTTGGAGAATGTAGACGCTGTTTGAGACTTGCTTTTATTAATTACACTTGGTATGGAAAACCAATTAGTCTAGATTACATTCGACCCAGAGCACACTGTGTAAAAAGCCATATTATGCTTTGGGTGATTAAATTTAACGAATATTCTatgcaatgaaaaaaaaaaaccctatataaacatgtaataaaaagtCACAAAATATCACTAAAAAGTTACCTCTAAAAAGTGCCATGGTCATCTTCATTGGCCGTATAGTTTCTCCGTGGGAGATGGAGACAGCTAAAGTCAGATAGTATCGCTACGTGATCGAATgtagattcgtagaagaactagagttaccaacgTAGCTAAactagtcgcgaagctgaagtggcaataaaTGGGGTACATGGCTAGGAGAACCGTCACTGGGAGCCATGAGGTCGTAAGCAGCCCAGGACCAGggaatttgaaactccctacaaaggacCTATGTGCAGCAGCGAACGTCAGTCAGTtgaagtgataatgatgatgatatatgacCCACTACTAGCGCTGGCGTTCTTACCTCTCACCACCTCTCaccatctctctctctctctctctctctctctctctctctctctctctctctctctctctctctctctctctctctctctctctctctctctctctctctctctctc from Pararge aegeria chromosome 5, ilParAegt1.1, whole genome shotgun sequence includes the following:
- the LOC120623978 gene encoding suppressor protein SRP40-like, giving the protein MEKNTNNISSEELLPISVSDYGPEKYEERNALSPLLVENKKVFNKFPIEEQDFCSDDSVKDPDYENNIILSDSDSYETNINKTFSTQRQKRYSKTKKVPNKKFTFDIRKPLLPLQNKRDYVSETTLQTADNKLNRQSDRDKTGLAAPTSSTAIEINSNIEQNQSDLAITNLNSSQQRSSSRISSSASSSDSSSSSSSDSSSSSDSESESRDVAGVIISDPVVENNISVCLSNEIAASNQNPETSFNSEANSRTILDTTDPDNSAVLSPSSNTIKLTRKRKLNPEK